Proteins found in one Bremerella volcania genomic segment:
- a CDS encoding flotillin-like FloA family protein, which yields MDAKSFIYGLVAGLLLAFILYMLSTFFSIFRPWLQVMLSGGKASVFQILGMRMRGSNVRLVTEAYVMLVQRGQKVSLSEVESQYIARKNVIVESQDLMQIVEQNLGSGTPG from the coding sequence ATGGACGCAAAAAGCTTTATCTATGGCCTCGTGGCCGGTCTCCTTCTGGCATTCATCCTCTACATGCTATCGACCTTCTTCAGTATCTTCCGTCCCTGGCTCCAGGTCATGTTGTCGGGCGGGAAGGCTTCCGTTTTTCAGATACTGGGGATGCGAATGCGCGGCTCGAATGTGAGGTTGGTTACCGAGGCCTACGTCATGCTGGTGCAGCGTGGGCAGAAGGTTTCTCTGAGCGAAGTCGAATCGCAGTACATTGCCCGCAAGAATGTCATCGTGGAAAGCCAGGACCTGATGCAGATCGTCGAGCAAAACCTCGGTTCAGGTACGCCTGGCTAG
- a CDS encoding di-heme oxidoredictase family protein, with protein MSRIIPLLFFATVVFSVESLFAQTETVDDPVARGRELFLHQWTPGDKLSPKGDGLGPMFNGKSCVECHSLGGVGGSGEKKRNAQFLSFLPESGKFTDDVIKGFLGHLKNMHPDFVDDKDQFSFGVLLHRQSTTPEYAEIHDEVTEPLPSNFDSRLRIRRMLSKRNIRPVDALPLTLVTYQDGLQYALAERNPPQLFGLDEIDRGITEGDLQQIVAAQEKSRTGVSGRMAGKFGWRGQMRSLDLFIKGACATELGLQVHEFEQTKDPLRKEYKLKGNDLNQEQVGDLIHYVRSLDSPRQIRPNDPKQRELVAEGKQLFTGIGCAECHVEDVGRVSGVYSDFLLHNMGTQFEDPIPAEPIAKFVERERMDVITSYHGMRRRAITTELVKTMEVGPEQHTEYKTPPLWGVADSAPYLHDGRATTLRAAIEWHGGEAYSSFRRFSLMSEEKQFSLLQFLESLKAPENAEEAPAELIDTVAHVVPSS; from the coding sequence GTGAGTCGAATCATCCCCTTGCTGTTTTTCGCGACTGTTGTCTTTTCGGTCGAATCACTCTTCGCTCAAACGGAAACGGTCGATGATCCGGTTGCTCGCGGAAGAGAACTCTTTCTGCACCAGTGGACGCCAGGCGATAAGCTGAGCCCCAAGGGAGACGGCTTGGGGCCGATGTTCAACGGCAAGAGCTGCGTTGAATGTCATTCGCTGGGAGGCGTTGGCGGGAGTGGTGAAAAGAAACGTAACGCTCAGTTTCTCTCTTTCCTGCCCGAGTCTGGCAAGTTCACCGACGACGTGATCAAAGGCTTTCTCGGTCACTTGAAGAATATGCATCCTGATTTTGTCGACGATAAGGATCAATTCTCGTTCGGAGTGCTGCTGCATCGGCAAAGTACGACCCCCGAATATGCGGAGATCCATGACGAAGTCACGGAGCCCCTTCCATCCAATTTCGATTCTCGACTTCGCATTCGGCGGATGCTCAGCAAGCGGAACATTCGCCCCGTCGATGCTCTGCCTCTTACGCTAGTGACCTACCAAGACGGGCTTCAATACGCTTTGGCTGAACGCAATCCGCCGCAGTTGTTTGGTCTCGATGAGATTGATCGCGGTATTACCGAAGGAGACTTGCAGCAGATCGTGGCGGCTCAAGAGAAAAGCCGCACAGGGGTCTCGGGTCGGATGGCTGGCAAGTTTGGTTGGCGCGGGCAGATGCGAAGCCTGGATCTGTTCATCAAAGGAGCGTGTGCGACGGAGTTAGGTCTTCAAGTTCACGAATTTGAACAAACCAAAGATCCTCTTCGCAAAGAGTACAAGTTAAAAGGGAACGACTTAAACCAAGAGCAGGTAGGCGATCTGATTCACTACGTCCGTTCGTTGGATTCGCCGCGACAGATTCGTCCTAATGACCCGAAGCAGCGCGAGTTGGTCGCCGAGGGGAAACAACTATTTACGGGGATTGGCTGCGCCGAGTGCCATGTCGAAGACGTTGGTCGAGTATCAGGCGTTTACTCCGACTTCTTGCTGCATAACATGGGCACGCAGTTCGAAGACCCCATCCCTGCCGAGCCGATCGCAAAATTCGTCGAACGCGAACGGATGGACGTGATTACCAGTTACCATGGAATGCGGCGTCGCGCGATCACGACCGAACTGGTCAAAACGATGGAAGTCGGACCCGAGCAGCATACCGAGTACAAAACGCCGCCGCTGTGGGGCGTTGCGGACTCGGCCCCATACCTGCATGACGGACGCGCGACGACGCTACGGGCCGCGATCGAATGGCACGGAGGCGAAGCCTACTCGTCGTTTCGACGATTCTCGCTGATGAGCGAAGAGAAGCAGTTCAGCTTGCTCCAATTCCTGGAGTCGCTCAAAGCTCCCGAAAACGCGGAAGAAGCACCTGCGGAATTGATCGACACCGTAGCGCATGTCGTGCCGTCTTCGTGA
- a CDS encoding glycoside hydrolase family 71/99-like protein produces MQNWAPPCLPCLLGKWLILLCLAAISFCASPLSAQQMSPVDATTLDGKVMCGYQAWFRCPDDGTHSAWQHWSRRPTITPQSLTFQMWPDLSEFTPSEKYAVPGMKYPDGTPAYLYSSVHQQTIERHFQWMQQYGIDGVFVQRFLVNLRQPSFDTILEHVRTSAQDTGRTFAVCYDLSGYPADRIVSRLTDDWKQLCDERKVTRDERYLDHNGLPVVFIWGLYPDRFSADVANQLIDFFHEEGPYRATVIGGVPPDWRTENDQRWAAAFRKLDVISPWNVGNVEMRDGKKIAHTRVWQKDFAAAQEAGAKFLPVVYPGFNWTNLKGPRAERDTIPRRDGEFFWEQFVAAKKLGGGMAYVAMFDEVDEATAIFKVTNDPPFEANCATYEGLPSDWYLRLTGEAAKMIRGETPLSERIPIRP; encoded by the coding sequence ATGCAAAATTGGGCACCCCCCTGCCTGCCCTGCTTGTTAGGTAAGTGGCTGATCCTTCTATGCCTGGCAGCGATCAGCTTCTGTGCGAGCCCTCTTTCCGCCCAGCAGATGTCGCCGGTCGATGCAACCACGCTCGACGGCAAGGTGATGTGCGGCTATCAGGCTTGGTTCCGTTGCCCGGATGATGGAACCCATTCCGCCTGGCAGCACTGGAGTCGCCGACCGACGATCACACCCCAGTCGCTGACCTTCCAGATGTGGCCTGACCTGTCGGAGTTCACTCCCTCGGAAAAGTACGCCGTCCCCGGCATGAAGTACCCCGACGGGACGCCAGCCTATCTGTATAGCAGTGTGCACCAGCAGACGATCGAGCGGCACTTCCAGTGGATGCAGCAGTACGGGATCGACGGTGTGTTCGTGCAGCGATTTCTAGTCAACCTGCGGCAGCCTTCGTTTGATACGATTCTGGAGCACGTCCGCACTTCGGCCCAAGATACGGGACGAACGTTTGCCGTGTGCTACGATCTGTCAGGCTACCCGGCCGATCGTATCGTGAGCCGGCTGACCGACGATTGGAAACAGCTTTGCGACGAGCGAAAGGTCACCCGCGACGAGCGTTACCTGGACCATAACGGCCTGCCGGTCGTCTTCATTTGGGGACTCTATCCCGATCGCTTCTCGGCTGATGTGGCCAACCAGCTGATCGACTTCTTCCACGAAGAGGGCCCCTACCGCGCGACCGTCATTGGGGGCGTCCCGCCAGATTGGCGGACCGAAAACGACCAGCGCTGGGCCGCGGCGTTTCGCAAGCTCGACGTGATCAGCCCCTGGAACGTGGGGAACGTCGAGATGCGCGATGGCAAAAAGATCGCCCACACGCGTGTCTGGCAGAAAGATTTTGCTGCCGCCCAAGAAGCTGGCGCCAAGTTTCTACCGGTCGTCTATCCCGGCTTCAACTGGACGAACTTGAAAGGTCCGCGGGCCGAAAGAGACACGATCCCCCGCCGCGACGGAGAGTTCTTCTGGGAACAGTTCGTGGCCGCGAAGAAACTGGGCGGTGGGATGGCCTACGTGGCAATGTTCGATGAAGTCGACGAGGCGACGGCGATCTTCAAAGTGACCAACGATCCGCCGTTTGAGGCCAACTGCGCGACCTACGAGGGACTTCCATCCGATTGGTATCTGCGGCTGACCGGCGAAGCAGCGAAGATGATCCGCGGGGAAACGCCCCTGAGCGAGCGAATACCCATCCGGCCTTAG
- a CDS encoding MinD/ParA family ATP-binding protein produces MSKIVSIHSFRGGTGKSNVTANLGVTIARAGYRVGIVDTDIQSPGIHVVFHLNEDRVTRCLNDFLWGDCAIEEAAYDVTDAAIGNVADGDDRPRVFLVPASIKTNEIGRVLKEGYDVGLLNDGFKRLIQKLDLDFLLIDTHPGVNEETLLSIVISDHLLLVLRPDQQDFQGSLVTLELARRLDVNAVSLIVNKIPPGMDRAQLKTKVESIYSTDVLALLPLNFELVRMASNGLFVNRYPEHPFTRELRLVANSLTK; encoded by the coding sequence GTGTCGAAAATCGTTTCTATTCACTCCTTTCGCGGGGGCACGGGAAAGTCAAACGTTACCGCCAATCTTGGGGTGACCATCGCTCGGGCCGGGTATCGCGTGGGAATTGTGGATACCGATATTCAGTCTCCCGGCATCCATGTCGTCTTTCACCTGAATGAAGATCGCGTTACCCGCTGCTTGAATGACTTTTTGTGGGGAGACTGCGCGATCGAAGAGGCCGCCTACGACGTGACCGACGCGGCGATCGGCAATGTCGCCGATGGGGACGACCGTCCTCGCGTGTTCCTTGTGCCGGCAAGCATCAAGACTAACGAGATTGGTCGCGTTCTGAAGGAAGGTTACGACGTTGGCCTGCTCAACGATGGTTTCAAACGCCTGATCCAGAAGTTGGATCTCGACTTCCTGCTGATCGACACCCACCCCGGCGTGAACGAAGAGACGCTGCTTTCCATTGTGATCTCCGATCATCTCTTGCTGGTGCTACGTCCCGATCAACAAGACTTCCAGGGAAGCTTGGTCACGTTGGAACTGGCCCGCCGACTCGATGTGAACGCGGTATCCTTGATCGTCAATAAGATTCCGCCTGGGATGGATCGAGCGCAACTCAAGACCAAGGTCGAATCGATTTATAGTACGGATGTACTGGCCCTGTTGCCGCTGAATTTCGAGTTGGTTCGCATGGCCAGTAACGGATTGTTCGTCAATCGTTATCCCGAGCATCCCTTCACACGCGAGTTACGGCTGGTAGCCAACTCGCTGACCAAGTAG
- a CDS encoding alpha/beta hydrolase: MLNLRPLLSFTCLLLITTSAIAAKPEGKPTVYKTVGDRELKLYVTKPADWKKTDSRPAIVFFHGGGWVGGAPGQFTEHSKHLAEQGMVCVQVEYRLLDKKNNDPPVICTEDALDAMKWVRSHAKELGIDPDRIATGGGSAGGHLAAYLGTVDQGKQEISTKPNAMVLFNPVYDNGPEGWGKQRVKDRYKEFSPAHNISADDPPSIVFLGSEDKLIPVSTAKRFQEEMKAAGVNSELRVYEGQGHGFFNHGKSNNRWYNETVQEMDKFLTSLGWISSGSK; encoded by the coding sequence ATGTTGAATCTTCGCCCTCTCTTGAGCTTCACCTGCCTGCTATTGATCACCACCTCCGCAATCGCTGCCAAACCTGAAGGCAAACCAACCGTTTACAAGACGGTCGGCGACCGCGAACTGAAGCTCTACGTCACCAAGCCAGCTGACTGGAAGAAGACCGATAGCCGGCCGGCGATTGTCTTCTTTCATGGCGGAGGCTGGGTCGGGGGTGCTCCTGGGCAGTTCACCGAGCACAGCAAGCACCTGGCCGAGCAGGGCATGGTATGCGTTCAGGTCGAGTACCGTTTGCTCGACAAAAAGAACAACGACCCGCCGGTGATCTGCACCGAAGACGCGTTGGACGCGATGAAGTGGGTTCGCTCGCACGCGAAGGAGTTAGGCATTGATCCGGATCGCATCGCCACCGGTGGCGGTTCGGCCGGTGGGCATTTGGCCGCTTACCTTGGCACGGTCGACCAAGGAAAGCAAGAGATTTCCACGAAGCCGAACGCGATGGTGCTCTTCAATCCGGTTTACGACAACGGCCCCGAAGGTTGGGGCAAGCAGCGTGTGAAGGACCGCTACAAGGAGTTCTCGCCGGCCCATAACATCAGCGCCGATGATCCGCCGTCGATCGTGTTTCTCGGCTCGGAAGACAAACTGATCCCGGTCTCGACGGCCAAGCGGTTTCAGGAGGAAATGAAAGCTGCCGGGGTCAACAGCGAGCTGCGCGTCTACGAAGGACAAGGGCACGGCTTCTTCAACCACGGCAAGAGCAACAACCGCTGGTACAACGAGACGGTCCAAGAGATGGACAAGTTTCTCACGTCGCTCGGTTGGATTTCTTCCGGCAGCAAGTAA
- a CDS encoding M14-type cytosolic carboxypeptidase: MRCLAILLLLTLGPAHKLLAGELAVESDFSGGSAKVLEIDQAKRVIRIEPEANPQRGWECWWYFQVNGIEPGETITLDVGNAPWATPDQAAISTDNVTWKQTSPGKRDGKRIVYRHEVDGASCWFAWGPPFRVEDAQGLVDETAKSSPHATAFELCQTRAGRSVPALRVQEEGVPDEQRKGIWIQARQHAWESGSSWVCRGFVQWLLGDDPRAKALRQKARITIVPVMDIDNVAIGAGGKNQTPQDHNRDWSDQPHWNSVKVAQQQIQQQDKAGQFDLFVDLHNPGANDKNPYFYTTTADYLSEEGKRNLEHFLATARLEMIGPLAFKGETRESGPNYDKNWTKISKNWVTKNTAEGVVAVTLETSWNTPNSNQEGYMIVGRQLGMAIERYFRNMP; the protein is encoded by the coding sequence ATGCGCTGCCTCGCGATTCTTTTGCTGCTAACACTTGGCCCCGCCCATAAGCTTCTAGCTGGGGAACTTGCCGTTGAAAGCGACTTCTCCGGAGGCTCGGCAAAGGTTCTCGAGATCGATCAAGCGAAACGCGTCATTCGCATTGAGCCAGAAGCGAATCCGCAACGGGGCTGGGAGTGCTGGTGGTACTTTCAAGTCAACGGCATCGAGCCTGGCGAAACGATCACGCTGGACGTGGGCAACGCTCCCTGGGCGACACCCGATCAAGCGGCGATCAGCACCGACAACGTGACCTGGAAACAAACGTCGCCCGGAAAACGCGACGGGAAGCGAATTGTTTACCGACATGAAGTCGACGGTGCGAGTTGCTGGTTCGCGTGGGGACCGCCATTTCGCGTGGAAGATGCCCAAGGTCTAGTCGACGAGACGGCCAAGAGCAGCCCGCATGCGACGGCTTTCGAGCTTTGCCAAACGCGCGCCGGCCGCTCGGTTCCGGCGCTGCGAGTCCAAGAAGAGGGAGTGCCTGACGAGCAGCGCAAGGGAATCTGGATTCAGGCGCGGCAACATGCCTGGGAGTCCGGGTCGAGCTGGGTTTGCCGAGGCTTCGTGCAGTGGCTACTCGGTGATGATCCGCGTGCGAAGGCATTGCGTCAGAAGGCGCGCATCACGATCGTGCCGGTGATGGATATCGACAACGTCGCGATCGGAGCAGGGGGGAAGAACCAGACTCCGCAAGATCACAACCGAGATTGGAGCGACCAGCCGCACTGGAACAGCGTGAAGGTCGCTCAGCAGCAGATTCAGCAGCAAGACAAAGCCGGGCAGTTCGACCTGTTTGTCGACCTGCACAATCCGGGTGCCAACGACAAGAATCCGTACTTCTACACGACGACCGCCGACTATCTTTCGGAAGAGGGAAAACGCAACCTCGAGCACTTCCTGGCGACGGCACGCTTGGAGATGATCGGCCCCTTGGCATTTAAAGGGGAAACACGCGAGTCGGGGCCCAACTACGACAAGAACTGGACCAAGATCAGTAAGAACTGGGTGACCAAAAACACGGCTGAAGGCGTGGTCGCCGTCACGTTGGAAACGTCTTGGAACACTCCCAACAGCAACCAAGAGGGCTACATGATCGTCGGTCGCCAGCTGGGCATGGCCATCGAGCGCTACTTTCGCAACATGCCGTAA
- the glsA gene encoding glutaminase A, with product MSSSPNGTGDSPSHLDALLTRMKSAASPLREVLREIHAKYASLDDGVVASYIPELAKANPAWFGISAVSVQGQSIDVGDSDQQFTIQSASKPFTFGLALEDHGREHVLSKIGVQPIGEAFNSITLDQVANRPFNPMINAGAIAAADLVHGKDYPERVTRMIEMFGRYCGRTVYVDNSVFTSERMTGHRNRAIGHLMLNFDMVSDQLDETLELYFKQCSLLVTCHDLAVMGATLANGGVNPVTGVRAIDAEYVKDLLSVMHTCGMYDYAGEWAYRIGIPAKSGVGGGIVAVIPGQGGIGTFSPKLDVKGNSVRGIKVFEELAQRFGLHVFEADDKKQSLVSQFSPPK from the coding sequence ATGAGCTCCTCTCCAAACGGTACCGGTGATTCCCCGTCGCATCTGGATGCTTTGCTCACGCGGATGAAGTCAGCCGCATCTCCGCTGCGTGAAGTCTTGCGCGAGATCCATGCCAAGTATGCGTCGCTCGATGACGGCGTGGTTGCCAGCTACATCCCGGAACTCGCCAAGGCCAACCCTGCGTGGTTTGGGATTTCCGCCGTGTCGGTGCAAGGCCAGTCCATCGACGTCGGCGACAGCGATCAACAGTTTACGATCCAGTCCGCCTCGAAGCCGTTCACGTTTGGTTTGGCACTGGAAGATCACGGCCGCGAGCATGTCCTTTCCAAGATTGGCGTGCAACCCATCGGCGAAGCGTTCAATTCCATCACGCTCGATCAAGTCGCCAATCGCCCGTTCAACCCCATGATCAACGCCGGGGCGATTGCCGCCGCCGACCTGGTCCATGGCAAAGATTATCCCGAGCGGGTCACGCGGATGATCGAAATGTTCGGCCGCTACTGTGGACGCACTGTCTACGTCGACAATTCGGTCTTCACTTCCGAACGCATGACCGGCCACCGTAATCGAGCGATCGGGCACTTGATGCTCAACTTCGATATGGTCAGTGATCAACTCGATGAAACGCTGGAACTCTACTTCAAGCAGTGCAGCTTGCTGGTGACCTGTCATGATCTGGCCGTGATGGGAGCCACCTTGGCCAACGGCGGCGTGAACCCGGTCACCGGCGTGCGGGCCATCGACGCCGAGTACGTCAAAGACCTGCTTAGCGTGATGCATACCTGCGGCATGTACGACTATGCCGGCGAATGGGCTTACCGGATCGGCATCCCGGCGAAAAGCGGCGTCGGCGGCGGCATCGTGGCGGTGATTCCCGGCCAGGGAGGCATCGGGACGTTCTCGCCCAAGCTCGACGTCAAAGGGAATAGCGTGCGTGGGATTAAGGTCTTTGAAGAACTCGCCCAGCGATTTGGGCTGCACGTGTTCGAAGCCGACGACAAGAAGCAATCGCTCGTCAGTCAGTTCTCGCCACCGAAGTAG
- a CDS encoding FHA domain-containing protein translates to MGNKTNEVVIPFTLKLLDSSRGHAIQTWNFNDCSRVTIGRAAENDISLADPQVSRVHVELVLRDGHWSVVSLGRNGTVLDGAMVSDEILHDHAVFQLGPNGPSFQFSTTSESVSSLQTLNEIDPIALDFLMVDEGQLEEDVKNIADTEVFRELQERARKMKDK, encoded by the coding sequence ATGGGAAACAAAACCAACGAGGTAGTTATTCCATTCACGTTGAAACTGCTCGACTCCTCACGGGGACATGCGATTCAAACATGGAACTTCAACGATTGCAGTCGCGTGACTATCGGGCGAGCGGCCGAAAACGACATCAGCTTGGCCGACCCGCAAGTTTCGCGAGTTCACGTGGAACTCGTCCTGCGCGATGGGCATTGGTCGGTCGTATCGCTGGGGCGCAATGGAACGGTCCTCGATGGTGCGATGGTCAGTGACGAGATACTCCACGACCATGCGGTCTTCCAACTGGGACCCAACGGGCCATCGTTTCAGTTTTCAACGACCAGTGAATCGGTTTCCAGCCTGCAGACGTTGAACGAGATCGACCCGATCGCGCTCGACTTTTTGATGGTCGATGAAGGCCAGTTGGAAGAAGACGTCAAAAATATTGCCGACACCGAGGTGTTTCGAGAGCTACAGGAACGTGCCCGCAAGATGAAGGACAAGTAG
- a CDS encoding alpha/beta hydrolase family protein, with product MIRCFVSLLLCALALSPLTAQDVPWLADVNTPPEQYLENEQIGLPEASVTQAWPSQRAKIRDQWKTFLGAYSFPDLPLKMETLREERLDHCTRRLIHYQAEPGRIVRAYLLIPHDHANSKLPAVVAFHGTNPRTFDKLVGLDAEPERHMGLRLAKAGFVVICPENFLWEKDSYKASTEAALKNHPGSKGMAVMLADGMRAVDLLLTLDQVDPKRIGTYGHSLGAKEAMYLAAMDDRICAAVASEGGVEISFSNWDAVWYLGSDVKQEGFSRKHEELIALIAGRPFLVLGGESGRGCADGQRSWKALHTGHQVWQAHFDKPVRMGLLNHGQGHSLPWEAGEKVIQWMVAYVASQPVK from the coding sequence ATGATTCGCTGCTTCGTTTCGCTACTGCTTTGTGCGCTGGCCCTATCACCGCTTACCGCGCAAGACGTCCCCTGGCTGGCCGACGTGAATACGCCGCCTGAGCAGTATCTGGAAAACGAGCAGATAGGGCTTCCGGAAGCCTCTGTCACTCAAGCATGGCCGTCGCAGCGCGCCAAAATCCGCGATCAGTGGAAGACGTTCCTCGGTGCGTACTCGTTCCCTGATCTGCCCTTGAAGATGGAAACACTCAGGGAAGAACGCCTGGATCATTGCACTCGAAGACTGATTCACTATCAAGCCGAACCAGGCCGCATAGTGCGAGCCTATCTGTTGATTCCCCACGACCACGCGAATTCCAAACTTCCGGCAGTCGTTGCCTTTCATGGGACGAACCCGCGGACGTTCGACAAGCTCGTCGGTCTCGACGCCGAGCCCGAGCGGCACATGGGCCTGCGGCTGGCCAAAGCAGGTTTCGTGGTAATCTGCCCGGAGAACTTCCTCTGGGAAAAGGATTCGTACAAGGCCTCGACCGAAGCGGCCTTGAAGAACCATCCCGGCAGCAAGGGAATGGCCGTGATGCTGGCCGATGGCATGCGGGCGGTCGACTTGCTGCTTACGCTTGACCAGGTCGATCCGAAACGCATCGGCACCTACGGACACTCGCTCGGAGCGAAAGAGGCGATGTACCTGGCCGCGATGGACGATCGCATTTGTGCGGCGGTTGCCAGTGAAGGGGGCGTCGAAATTAGCTTCAGCAACTGGGACGCCGTGTGGTACCTGGGAAGTGACGTCAAGCAAGAAGGCTTCTCGCGCAAGCACGAAGAGTTAATCGCGTTGATCGCTGGCCGTCCGTTTTTAGTCCTCGGTGGTGAAAGCGGCCGAGGCTGTGCTGACGGCCAGCGCAGTTGGAAAGCGCTGCATACTGGACACCAGGTGTGGCAAGCCCACTTCGATAAGCCGGTACGCATGGGGCTGTTGAATCATGGCCAAGGTCACTCTTTGCCATGGGAGGCCGGCGAGAAAGTCATCCAGTGGATGGTGGCTTACGTGGCGAGCCAGCCGGTCAAGTAA
- a CDS encoding di-heme oxidoredictase family protein yields the protein MTRLTSLLTLIVLLAISAPAFAQFETPEETVARGRELFVHQWVPGDKLSPNGDGLGPLYNATSCVACHAQGGVGGSGPKDHNAQMLAIVPEPGQLNKRTIRSFLSRLKTMHPEFVDSEGSYYTGILLHRYSTTPEYAEVHQKVTTPLEETIETRKRIRRMLNRRGISEISLLPLSLVINDHDMQYALAERNPPQLFGTHLIATMIDDGDIEAIARQQIQSKNGVSGRFTGRFGWRGQLEDLDLFIKGACAAEVGLQVQEMNQSKDPLKPDYQLKGTDLTPEQTSHLVAFVRSLPRPEQVMPEDPNERSYVNQGAVLFDAIGCAECHVKDVGQLSGVFSDFLLHDMGSEFEDPIPAKKVKATEVTAGMTMPSYYGSEPIRYTETFYTVEEQNHYKEYRTPPLWGVADSAPYMHDGRATSLRAAIEWHGGEALASRANFAQLSEEEQLAILKFLDSLKAPKTAEEVPSRITSDEADEPGGERISSIPSGTIEVVAARK from the coding sequence ATGACCCGACTCACGTCACTTCTCACTCTGATCGTACTTCTCGCGATCAGTGCACCCGCGTTCGCCCAATTTGAAACCCCGGAGGAAACGGTGGCCCGCGGCCGCGAATTGTTCGTCCATCAGTGGGTGCCAGGTGACAAGTTGAGTCCCAACGGTGACGGTCTCGGCCCTTTGTACAACGCGACCAGTTGCGTGGCGTGTCACGCCCAGGGCGGTGTGGGAGGAAGCGGCCCGAAGGATCACAACGCCCAGATGCTGGCGATCGTGCCCGAGCCGGGACAACTCAACAAGCGGACCATAAGGTCGTTTCTCAGTCGACTGAAGACGATGCATCCGGAGTTTGTCGACTCCGAGGGAAGCTATTACACCGGTATCCTGCTGCACCGCTACAGCACGACGCCGGAGTACGCCGAGGTGCACCAGAAGGTGACCACGCCGCTGGAAGAAACGATCGAAACGCGTAAGCGAATTCGTCGCATGCTCAACCGCCGCGGCATTTCCGAGATTTCGTTGTTGCCGTTAAGCCTTGTGATTAACGACCACGATATGCAGTACGCCCTGGCCGAACGCAACCCGCCGCAGCTCTTCGGCACGCATCTGATCGCTACGATGATCGATGACGGCGATATCGAAGCCATCGCCCGGCAGCAGATCCAAAGCAAAAACGGCGTCTCCGGGCGCTTTACGGGACGATTTGGTTGGCGCGGGCAGCTGGAAGATCTCGATCTTTTCATCAAAGGTGCCTGTGCCGCGGAAGTCGGACTACAGGTTCAAGAGATGAACCAATCGAAAGACCCGCTGAAACCAGACTACCAGCTTAAGGGTACCGATCTTACGCCGGAGCAAACCTCCCATTTAGTGGCCTTTGTGCGTTCGCTTCCTCGCCCCGAGCAAGTCATGCCGGAAGATCCCAACGAGCGAAGCTACGTCAATCAGGGAGCGGTCCTGTTCGATGCGATTGGCTGTGCCGAGTGTCATGTAAAAGACGTCGGGCAACTCAGCGGCGTCTTCTCCGACTTTTTATTGCACGATATGGGATCGGAATTCGAGGACCCGATTCCCGCCAAGAAGGTCAAAGCAACGGAAGTTACCGCCGGCATGACGATGCCTTCCTACTACGGCTCCGAGCCGATTCGATACACCGAGACTTTCTACACGGTCGAAGAGCAGAATCACTACAAGGAATACCGCACGCCGCCGCTGTGGGGCGTTGCCGACTCGGCCCCTTACATGCACGACGGCCGGGCAACTTCGCTACGGGCAGCCATTGAATGGCACGGCGGCGAGGCGCTCGCATCGCGGGCCAACTTCGCTCAGCTTAGCGAAGAGGAGCAACTCGCGATCCTGAAGTTCCTCGACTCCCTTAAGGCCCCCAAAACCGCTGAAGAAGTCCCCAGTCGGATTACCAGCGATGAAGCGGACGAGCCCGGCGGTGAGAGGATTTCCAGCATCCCTAGTGGTACAATTGAAGTCGTGGCGGCGCGAAAGTAG